One genomic segment of Candidatus Fusobacterium pullicola includes these proteins:
- a CDS encoding DUF370 domain-containing protein: MKPINIGFGNMVMRGRIVAIINPDSAPSKRLRDEAKMENRLIDATLGKKTKTLIITDSNHVIMSAINPETISLRIEKGEKNE, translated from the coding sequence ATGAAACCAATAAATATAGGATTTGGAAATATGGTAATGAGAGGTAGAATAGTTGCTATTATAAATCCAGATTCAGCTCCTAGTAAACGTCTTAGAGATGAAGCAAAGATGGAGAATAGACTTATTGACGCTACTTTAGGAAAAAAGACAAAAACTCTTATAATAACTGATTCAAACCATGTTATAATGTCAGCAATAAATCCAGAAACAATATCGTTAAGGATAGAGAAAGGAGAAAAAAATGAGTAG
- the gmk gene encoding guanylate kinase, producing the protein MSRGIKGHLYIVSGPSGAGKSTICRLVRKMLGINLATSATTRAPREGEMNGRDYYFLTKEEFIAKEKNGEFLEYATVHGNYYGTLKSEVESRLLAGEDVILEIDVQGGLQVKAQYPDAHLIFFKTPTMEDLEKRLRGRKTDSEETIQLRLKNSIKELEYEKEYDITIINYTVEDSCAALRKIIEEKSN; encoded by the coding sequence ATGAGTAGAGGAATAAAGGGACATCTATATATAGTTTCAGGTCCTAGTGGTGCTGGAAAATCTACAATCTGTAGATTAGTTCGCAAAATGCTTGGAATAAATTTAGCTACATCAGCAACAACAAGAGCTCCAAGAGAGGGAGAGATGAATGGTAGAGATTACTATTTTTTAACAAAGGAAGAGTTTATAGCTAAGGAAAAGAACGGAGAGTTTTTAGAATATGCTACTGTTCATGGAAATTATTATGGAACATTAAAATCAGAGGTAGAGAGCAGACTTTTAGCTGGAGAAGATGTTATTTTAGAAATAGATGTTCAAGGTGGGCTTCAAGTAAAAGCTCAATATCCAGATGCCCATTTAATTTTCTTCAAAACTCCGACAATGGAGGATTTAGAAAAAAGATTAAGAGGAAGAAAAACAGATAGCGAAGAAACAATTCAGCTAAGATTAAAAAATTCTATAAAAGAGTTAGAATATGAAAAAGAGTATGATATAACTATAATAAACTATACTGTTGAAGATTCTTGTGCTGCACTTAGAAAGATTATAGAAGAAAAATCTAATTAA
- the rpoZ gene encoding DNA-directed RNA polymerase subunit omega, translated as MKKEIIYDELLEKIPNKYILTIVSGQRARQIGKGAPLLTKCSKKDTDVKKAFREILAGKIGYEIAEDKVGE; from the coding sequence ATGAAAAAAGAGATAATATATGATGAATTATTAGAAAAAATACCAAACAAATATATATTAACTATTGTAAGTGGACAAAGAGCTAGACAAATAGGAAAGGGAGCACCTCTTTTAACAAAATGCAGTAAGAAAGATACTGATGTAAAAAAAGCTTTTAGAGAGATTTTAGCTGGAAAAATAGGATATGAAATAGCAGAAGATAAAGTTGGTGAATAA